From one Nitrospirota bacterium genomic stretch:
- a CDS encoding response regulator — DDSSLRKLITTILRNQGYTVIEATDGADAVEKYSGSSDIIQLLVLDGIMPKKNGKEALDEIRLINPSVKALFVSGYAEDIVSRQGLLEPGITFIQKPLSPSALLKKVRELLDD, encoded by the coding sequence GATGACAGCAGCCTCAGAAAACTGATAACCACGATACTGCGTAATCAGGGCTATACCGTGATCGAAGCAACCGATGGCGCAGATGCAGTCGAAAAATACAGCGGCAGCAGTGATATCATACAACTGCTCGTCCTTGACGGAATCATGCCGAAGAAAAACGGTAAAGAGGCGTTAGACGAAATCAGGCTCATCAATCCTTCGGTGAAGGCCCTCTTTGTAAGCGGCTACGCAGAAGATATTGTCAGCAGGCAGGGGCTGCTTGAACCGGGCATCACGTTTATTCAAAAACCGCTCTCGCCTTCAGCCCTGCTGAAGAAGGTGCGGGAGCTGCTGGACGACTGA
- a CDS encoding NADPH-dependent F420 reductase, with product MEIGIIGSGNMGSGLGKIWGMKGHRIIFSYSRNQEKLNVLAAALPNARAGTPADAAQADIILLSVRWPDVPDALKQAGTLNNKIVIDCTNPLKPDLSGLELGYTSSAAEEIAGMVPGAKVVKAFNTAFAQVYEEKSRLFGSRMASMLYCGDDAGAKTVVAKLIRDVGFDPIDCGPLTAARLLEPVAMLIISLGYGMKMGTNMALNLIRR from the coding sequence ATGGAAATAGGTATTATCGGTTCCGGAAATATGGGCAGCGGTCTTGGAAAGATCTGGGGTATGAAAGGCCACCGGATTATCTTCAGTTATTCCCGGAATCAGGAAAAGCTGAATGTTCTGGCAGCGGCTCTGCCCAATGCGAGGGCCGGTACGCCTGCAGACGCGGCCCAGGCGGATATAATCCTCCTTTCGGTACGCTGGCCGGATGTCCCTGATGCGCTCAAACAGGCAGGCACCCTGAATAATAAAATTGTTATCGATTGTACGAACCCGCTTAAACCCGATCTGAGCGGACTTGAGCTGGGGTATACCAGTTCTGCTGCAGAGGAGATTGCCGGAATGGTCCCCGGAGCAAAGGTAGTTAAGGCGTTCAATACGGCCTTTGCCCAGGTGTATGAGGAGAAGTCGCGCCTCTTCGGCTCCCGGATGGCAAGTATGCTTTACTGCGGGGATGATGCCGGGGCAAAAACGGTCGTAGCAAAGCTGATCAGAGATGTGGGCTTCGACCCAATCGATTGCGGACCTCTTACGGCGGCCCGGCTCCTTGAACCTGTCGCGATGCTGATAATATCACTCGGCTATGGCATGAAGATGGGTACAAATATGGCGTTGAATCTCATAAGGCGGTAA
- a CDS encoding branched-chain amino acid ABC transporter substrate-binding protein has translation MKKRYLLLLYFGIALTLMAGCQKKSDSIKIGVAGPMTGDQSKMGTDFKNGVSLAVEEWNAKGGMLGKKIELIIGDDQHDPKQAVSVANKIVNDGAVGIIGHFNSSCSIPASDIYNRGSLPMISPGSTNPQFTEKGYKGVFRVCGRDDQQGKVGADFVNSQLKLKKIAVLHDKTTYGQGLADEFKKALGDKVEIVFYGGIIQGDKDFKGVLTTIREKKPELIFFGGIYPEMGLLVRQSRELGMKAPFMSGDGSIDPKFIEIAGAQAAEGTYLTFSPDPKNIPTAKDFISRYNAKFGELGPYSIYAYDAANIMLTAIRDANTTEGTKVIEKLHTLEFSGAVGKIRFDDKGDVTAPPYVVWTTKDGKFAEQWKP, from the coding sequence ATGAAAAAAAGATACCTGTTGCTTCTGTACTTTGGTATTGCGCTGACTCTTATGGCAGGCTGCCAGAAAAAATCAGACTCGATCAAGATCGGCGTTGCAGGCCCCATGACAGGAGATCAGTCGAAGATGGGCACTGATTTCAAAAACGGTGTTTCCCTTGCGGTTGAGGAATGGAACGCAAAAGGCGGCATGCTGGGTAAAAAGATCGAGTTGATTATCGGCGATGACCAGCATGACCCGAAGCAGGCGGTTTCCGTTGCGAACAAGATCGTTAATGACGGCGCGGTCGGCATTATCGGCCACTTCAACTCAAGCTGCTCCATCCCCGCATCTGATATTTATAACAGGGGAAGCCTGCCGATGATTTCGCCCGGCTCCACGAATCCGCAGTTTACGGAGAAGGGGTACAAGGGGGTGTTCAGGGTTTGTGGAAGGGATGACCAGCAGGGCAAGGTCGGCGCTGATTTTGTCAACAGTCAGCTGAAACTGAAGAAGATTGCCGTCCTCCATGACAAGACAACCTACGGCCAGGGTCTTGCCGATGAGTTCAAAAAAGCGCTTGGTGATAAGGTCGAGATCGTCTTTTATGGCGGCATTATCCAGGGGGACAAGGACTTCAAGGGCGTGCTCACCACGATCAGGGAGAAGAAGCCTGAACTCATATTTTTCGGCGGCATCTATCCCGAGATGGGCCTGCTTGTGAGGCAGTCGCGTGAACTTGGTATGAAGGCGCCGTTTATGAGCGGTGACGGCTCCATCGATCCGAAATTCATAGAGATTGCAGGAGCGCAGGCAGCGGAGGGCACGTATCTTACCTTCAGCCCTGACCCGAAGAATATTCCCACTGCAAAGGACTTTATCAGCAGATACAATGCGAAGTTCGGTGAGCTCGGCCCATACTCCATCTATGCCTATGATGCTGCCAATATCATGCTTACGGCTATCAGGGATGCAAATACGACAGAGGGCACAAAGGTTATCGAAAAGCTCCATACGCTGGAGTTTTCCGGCGCAGTGGGGAAGATCAGGTTTGACGATAAGGGTGATGTTACTGCCCCTCCCTATGTTGTATGGACAACAAAGGACGGCAAGTTCGCTGAGCAGTGGAAACCGTAA
- the thiE gene encoding thiamine phosphate synthase: MYQHGICFITDRTWSAIPFTEMVKRVLDEGITFIQYREKQKTRREMYDEAVKLRELTRSYNAVFIINDHADIALATDADGVHLGQDDLPLPEARKIMGSRIVGISTHTLKQAAEAEAGGADYIGFGPIFHTSTKDAGAPKGVDILKTIKQNCNIPVVAIGGISIDTAADVMRAGADAVALATAICRGDITQNAKRFHKIIQKVPGG; the protein is encoded by the coding sequence ATGTATCAGCACGGCATCTGCTTCATCACGGACAGGACCTGGTCAGCTATCCCCTTTACCGAGATGGTGAAACGTGTGCTTGATGAAGGTATTACGTTTATCCAATACCGGGAAAAACAGAAGACACGACGGGAAATGTATGATGAGGCCGTAAAGCTCAGGGAATTGACCCGCTCCTATAACGCAGTATTTATCATCAACGACCATGCTGATATTGCGCTTGCTACAGATGCTGACGGTGTTCATCTGGGTCAGGACGATCTGCCGCTGCCGGAGGCCAGAAAAATTATGGGCAGCAGGATCGTCGGTATTTCTACCCATACTCTGAAGCAGGCAGCAGAGGCAGAAGCAGGAGGGGCTGACTACATCGGGTTTGGCCCTATTTTCCATACGAGCACAAAGGATGCCGGCGCGCCAAAAGGGGTTGACATTCTTAAGACAATAAAACAAAATTGCAATATTCCTGTTGTGGCTATCGGCGGCATCAGCATCGATACGGCTGCTGATGTCATGCGTGCGGGAGCCGACGCGGTTGCGCTTGCCACTGCGATCTGCAGGGGCGACATAACGCAAAACGCAAAACGATTTCATAAAATAATTCAGAAAGTCCCGGGAGGATAA
- the accC gene encoding acetyl-CoA carboxylase biotin carboxylase subunit, whose product MKLFNKILIANRGEIAVRVIRACKELGIKTVAIYSDADKESFHVKLADESVCVGPASTAQSYNNLPSILSAAEITDAEAIHPGYGFLSENPQFAEACLTSGITFIGPSAETIRLGGDKSKARQTMKRRGVPVVPGSDGPVVTEESALKLAKKIGFPVIIKASAGGGGRGMRIIREEAELEKLFFMAQREALTAFGNGELYMEKYITEMRHVEVQIIADGKGNILHLGERDCSVQRRHQKLIEESPSPIASEKFRKKIGEYAVKAARAIKYRNAGTVEFIVEPDGNIYFMEINTRLQVEHPVTEFVTGIDIVKEQIRVAAGFPLELKQPQVKFTGHAIECRINAEDPERFIPCPGRITFMAVPGGPGVRVDTAMYNGCVVSSHYDSLVAKLIVHGRDREEAMARMRRALGEFIIEGIKTTIPFHKRVLNDPDFVRGEFNTGLVEKMNNPLQPANK is encoded by the coding sequence ATGAAGCTTTTTAATAAGATTCTCATTGCCAACCGCGGAGAGATAGCGGTCAGGGTCATCCGTGCCTGCAAAGAACTCGGCATCAAGACGGTTGCGATCTATTCGGACGCGGACAAGGAGTCGTTCCACGTAAAGCTCGCGGATGAATCTGTCTGCGTCGGTCCGGCAAGCACAGCCCAGAGCTATAATAATCTTCCCAGTATTCTTTCTGCGGCAGAGATTACTGATGCGGAGGCGATCCATCCGGGGTACGGCTTTCTCTCGGAGAACCCTCAGTTTGCAGAGGCCTGTCTTACCTCAGGAATCACCTTTATCGGTCCGTCTGCGGAGACAATAAGGCTTGGCGGGGACAAGTCGAAAGCCCGGCAGACGATGAAGCGCAGAGGAGTGCCTGTGGTTCCCGGCAGCGACGGCCCTGTGGTGACAGAGGAATCAGCGCTCAAGCTGGCAAAAAAAATCGGGTTTCCGGTGATTATCAAGGCATCTGCCGGCGGCGGCGGACGCGGTATGAGGATCATCAGGGAAGAAGCTGAACTTGAGAAACTTTTTTTCATGGCGCAGAGAGAGGCGCTTACGGCCTTCGGCAATGGCGAGCTCTATATGGAAAAATATATTACCGAGATGCGCCATGTCGAGGTGCAGATCATTGCGGACGGCAAGGGCAATATCCTTCACCTGGGCGAACGGGATTGCTCTGTGCAGAGGCGCCACCAGAAGCTGATCGAGGAGTCGCCTTCGCCTATCGCCTCGGAAAAGTTCAGAAAAAAGATCGGTGAATATGCGGTAAAGGCTGCCCGGGCGATCAAATACCGCAATGCGGGCACGGTTGAATTTATCGTGGAGCCTGACGGCAACATCTACTTCATGGAGATCAATACGCGTCTTCAGGTCGAGCATCCGGTCACCGAGTTTGTAACGGGCATAGACATTGTGAAGGAGCAGATCAGGGTGGCTGCTGGTTTTCCCCTGGAGCTGAAGCAGCCGCAGGTGAAGTTTACCGGACATGCCATAGAATGCAGAATCAATGCCGAGGACCCCGAACGGTTTATCCCCTGCCCCGGCAGGATCACGTTTATGGCGGTGCCGGGCGGACCGGGCGTGCGCGTGGATACGGCCATGTACAACGGCTGCGTTGTTTCTTCGCATTATGATTCCCTGGTTGCAAAGCTGATCGTCCATGGCCGCGACCGGGAGGAGGCCATGGCGAGGATGCGACGTGCCCTCGGTGAGTTCATTATCGAAGGCATCAAGACGACGATACCGTTCCATAAAAGAGTTTTGAACGATCCTGACTTTGTCAGGGGTGAGTTCAATACCGGCCTGGTCGAGAAGATGAACAACCCTCTGCAACCGGCCAATAAATAA
- the accB gene encoding acetyl-CoA carboxylase biotin carboxyl carrier protein, whose translation MELEDLKEIIELLKETDITELQVEKDGTKVKIKREKYLQSIDIPAHRPSVVTAQETQVREAVAEEPEQRLITITSPIVGTFYRSPSPEAASFIEIGQKVKKGQVLCLIEAMKLMNEIECEADGTVVKALVENGQAVEYGEPLFLVEPA comes from the coding sequence ATGGAACTTGAGGACCTTAAAGAGATCATAGAACTTCTCAAGGAAACGGACATTACCGAGCTGCAGGTTGAGAAGGATGGCACCAAGGTAAAAATCAAACGCGAGAAATATCTGCAGTCTATCGATATCCCTGCTCACAGGCCTTCTGTCGTTACTGCGCAGGAAACGCAGGTGAGAGAGGCGGTAGCTGAAGAGCCTGAACAGAGGCTGATCACCATTACCTCCCCTATCGTCGGAACGTTTTACCGTTCGCCGTCACCTGAGGCTGCGAGCTTTATCGAGATCGGCCAGAAGGTGAAAAAGGGACAGGTCCTCTGCCTGATAGAGGCGATGAAACTCATGAACGAGATCGAGTGTGAGGCTGACGGCACGGTTGTGAAAGCCCTTGTGGAAAACGGACAGGCGGTTGAATACGGTGAACCGCTCTTTCTTGTTGAGCCTGCATGA
- the efp gene encoding elongation factor P: protein MIATSDFRKGAKIEYKGEPYEIIDFQHVKMGRGGANVKTKMKNLKTGGVIEETIRSGEKFPPAGLEEKKMQYLYAQGEDYIFMDQETYEQLPLSSAQLGDTKLFLKENMEVKVLYYKGEPLNVELPTFAELVIAKTDPAGFKGDTSSGGGKPATLETGAVVRVPFHLSEGDTIRVDTRTSEYIERVR from the coding sequence TTGATAGCAACGAGTGATTTCAGAAAAGGCGCAAAGATAGAATATAAGGGTGAACCTTACGAGATCATCGATTTTCAGCACGTCAAGATGGGAAGAGGCGGCGCAAACGTCAAGACAAAGATGAAGAATCTCAAGACCGGCGGCGTTATCGAAGAGACGATCAGGTCAGGCGAAAAATTTCCTCCTGCGGGACTTGAAGAGAAAAAGATGCAGTATCTCTATGCCCAGGGCGAGGACTATATCTTTATGGACCAGGAAACATACGAGCAGCTTCCGCTGAGCTCGGCGCAGTTGGGCGATACAAAGCTTTTCCTTAAGGAAAATATGGAGGTGAAGGTCCTCTACTATAAGGGAGAGCCCCTTAATGTGGAACTGCCGACCTTTGCGGAACTGGTCATTGCGAAGACCGACCCGGCAGGGTTCAAGGGTGATACCTCATCTGGGGGCGGGAAGCCCGCAACGCTCGAGACCGGTGCGGTCGTAAGGGTGCCGTTTCATCTCAGTGAAGGAGACACGATCAGAGTCGATACGAGGACGTCTGAATATATAGAAAGGGTGCGATAA
- a CDS encoding aminopeptidase P family protein: MKQIIAITESLASKGISGMLISHIRNIRYLSGFTGSSACLLITKKERIFFTDSRYEEQSKREVRGFDIVIESEERPKQILERAKAVGIKTLGFESTVSYAFYKSLLRKGFRVKSVTNLVEELRRIKSRLELKMISRAVERAEKAFLEVKPYIKPGFSERHLALRLEAGLKSQGCAVIPFDIIVAAGKNSAMPHARPTDNRIKQGDFIMFDWAGEAGGYFSDMTRTFLLRGGKDLSRKIEVYNTVLSANQRAITSVGEGVIARTVDKTARDVIKKAGYGDFFGHGTGHGVGLDVHELPRVSRFGRETIRAGMVFTIEPGIYLPGFGGVRIEDMVHVEKHGCTTLTTLPKRLETV, translated from the coding sequence ATGAAGCAGATTATTGCGATAACCGAATCCCTTGCTTCCAAGGGGATCAGTGGCATGCTTATTTCCCATATCAGAAATATCCGCTATCTTTCCGGGTTTACCGGTTCATCGGCCTGTCTGCTTATAACGAAGAAAGAGCGCATTTTTTTTACCGACTCCCGGTATGAAGAGCAGTCAAAGCGGGAGGTGCGTGGTTTTGATATCGTAATCGAGAGCGAGGAACGCCCAAAACAGATTCTGGAGAGGGCAAAGGCTGTTGGCATCAAGACGCTTGGCTTTGAATCGACAGTCTCCTATGCATTTTATAAATCGCTTCTGAGGAAGGGGTTCAGGGTAAAGAGCGTCACGAACCTGGTCGAGGAGTTGAGGCGGATCAAGAGCCGGCTTGAACTCAAGATGATCAGCAGGGCTGTTGAGCGGGCAGAGAAGGCCTTTCTCGAAGTTAAACCCTATATCAAGCCGGGCTTTTCGGAACGTCATCTTGCGCTGCGGCTTGAGGCGGGGCTGAAGAGCCAGGGCTGCGCGGTGATCCCCTTTGACATTATCGTTGCCGCGGGGAAAAACTCGGCAATGCCTCATGCAAGGCCAACCGACAACAGGATCAAACAGGGCGACTTCATCATGTTTGACTGGGCCGGCGAGGCAGGAGGATATTTCTCCGATATGACCAGGACCTTTCTTTTAAGAGGAGGGAAGGACCTTTCGCGGAAGATTGAAGTCTATAATACGGTTCTGAGCGCGAATCAGAGGGCGATCACCTCTGTAGGTGAAGGGGTCATTGCCCGCACGGTTGACAAGACCGCAAGAGATGTTATAAAAAAGGCAGGGTACGGTGACTTCTTTGGCCATGGCACGGGCCATGGGGTTGGCCTCGATGTCCATGAACTGCCGCGCGTATCCCGCTTTGGCAGAGAAACGATCAGGGCCGGCATGGTATTTACTATCGAACCAGGGATTTATCTGCCCGGCTTCGGGGGAGTAAGGATCGAAGACATGGTCCATGTCGAGAAGCACGGTTGTACGACCCTGACAACGCTTCCCAAAAGACTTGAAACAGTCTAA
- the aroQ gene encoding type II 3-dehydroquinate dehydratase: MKILVIHGPNLNLLGTREPDVYGSVTLEEINRQIYELSKELGIEAETFQSNSEGAIVDAVQKKAYDLLIINPAAYTHTSIAIRDAISAVGRPAIEVHISNIHKREDFRRTSYIAGVATGQISGLGVDGYLLAVRASRKILKG, from the coding sequence ATGAAAATCCTTGTCATACACGGCCCAAACCTGAATCTTCTGGGCACACGAGAGCCGGATGTTTACGGCAGTGTGACTCTTGAGGAGATCAACCGTCAGATTTACGAGCTGTCAAAGGAACTCGGCATTGAAGCGGAAACCTTCCAGTCCAACAGCGAGGGAGCCATTGTCGATGCAGTCCAAAAGAAGGCTTATGACCTGTTGATCATCAACCCGGCTGCCTATACGCATACGAGCATTGCGATCAGGGATGCCATTTCTGCGGTGGGCAGGCCTGCCATTGAAGTCCACATTTCGAATATCCATAAGAGAGAAGATTTCAGGAGAACCTCTTATATCGCCGGCGTTGCTACGGGACAGATCAGCGGCCTCGGGGTTGATGGTTATCTCCTTGCCGTACGAGCCAGCCGGAAGATCCTGAAGGGATGA
- a CDS encoding tetratricopeptide repeat protein, protein MASKDIEKLREKFDKDPNSKLFLPLAEEYRKEGMLEEAIDVLQKGLEKHVTYTSARVLLGKTYLEKGMMDEARKEFEGVIKIVPDNLFAHKKLAEVYRDTGETDLAIKAYKAILKLNPMDEESVGHLKDIEAALSPAPPVEEPRNAESSYGEIKMPGAGAPSAEEPSEMHIGEEIHVEAPDIQVEHSEDELNAFKDSLFGDKSGMGDELENHNESNPVTQVEPEDTGTVSLSEDDVAEAEDLSFEDVDDEIAQEMNSTVGEPFSAAESAEETIELLEEPLEIDEEPVLAAFEEPAAVPKKDITDLSDADRFVADGKFAEAMGVYRKFLTDDPNDKRVLQRVEELRSLLKLMGKDKELLIDKLNAFLEGIHKGRDEFLGHS, encoded by the coding sequence ATGGCATCTAAAGACATAGAAAAACTCAGAGAAAAGTTTGACAAAGACCCTAACTCGAAGCTCTTTCTGCCCCTTGCAGAGGAATACAGAAAAGAGGGCATGCTGGAAGAGGCGATAGATGTCCTTCAAAAGGGGCTCGAAAAACACGTCACCTATACGAGTGCGCGGGTTCTGCTGGGCAAGACGTATCTTGAAAAAGGCATGATGGATGAGGCCCGGAAAGAATTCGAAGGCGTTATAAAAATCGTTCCTGACAACCTCTTTGCACACAAGAAACTTGCGGAAGTATACAGGGATACCGGCGAGACGGATCTTGCCATAAAGGCATATAAGGCAATCCTGAAGCTTAATCCGATGGATGAAGAGTCGGTCGGCCATTTGAAGGATATCGAAGCTGCGTTGTCTCCTGCTCCGCCGGTTGAAGAACCGCGGAACGCGGAATCGTCATACGGTGAGATTAAAATGCCTGGAGCCGGAGCTCCGTCTGCGGAAGAGCCCTCGGAGATGCATATCGGCGAAGAGATACATGTTGAGGCCCCTGACATTCAGGTCGAACATTCTGAAGATGAGCTGAACGCCTTCAAGGACTCGCTTTTTGGTGATAAGTCCGGCATGGGTGACGAGCTTGAAAATCATAACGAAAGCAATCCTGTAACGCAGGTTGAGCCTGAAGACACCGGCACGGTTTCCCTCTCTGAAGATGATGTTGCTGAGGCGGAGGACCTGTCGTTCGAGGATGTTGATGACGAGATAGCTCAGGAGATGAATTCTACGGTTGGTGAGCCTTTCTCTGCAGCAGAATCTGCGGAAGAGACGATTGAACTTCTGGAAGAGCCGCTTGAAATTGATGAAGAGCCGGTGCTTGCTGCGTTTGAAGAACCGGCAGCTGTGCCGAAGAAGGATATAACAGATCTTTCAGACGCCGACAGGTTTGTGGCCGATGGCAAGTTTGCCGAGGCGATGGGCGTATACAGGAAATTTCTTACCGATGACCCCAATGACAAGAGGGTTCTTCAGCGGGTTGAGGAGCTCAGATCGCTGCTGAAACTGATGGGTAAGGACAAAGAACTGCTCATAGACAAACTGAATGCATTTCTGGAAGGAATACATAAGGGGCGCGATGAATTTCTCGGACATTCTTAA
- the coaBC gene encoding bifunctional phosphopantothenoylcysteine decarboxylase/phosphopantothenate--cysteine ligase CoaBC codes for MSFSAAKRKRNLQLTNLKNRSVLLGVSGGIAAYKAAELVRRLKDKGASVTVMMTGAAQQFITPLSLQVASGNTVYTSLFQEPLTHISVPAAADIMVVAPATANIIGKFANGIADDILSTAFLAFRGPVVIAPSMNEKMFEHPVVQDNLKKLRSLGVIQTGPDSGPLACGEEGTGRLAEVQDIVAAVVAALTPKDLKGQKIVVTAGPTREYLDPVRFISNRSSGKMGFSLARAARNRGAEVVLISGPTSLECPQGVTCRRVDTSAQMLSAVREETDKGVSALIMAAAVADFRPARPSKGKVEKKKLLSLSLTCTEDIVSCIAQEKKRPFIIGFAAETGKKIDRAREKMKRKKMDMIVFNDVTEKGAGFETDTNRVVIIDKAGFIQSKLMSKDDVADAILDRYLNGKT; via the coding sequence ATGAGCTTTTCGGCGGCAAAAAGGAAAAGGAACCTACAGCTGACGAACCTGAAGAATAGGTCCGTTCTCTTAGGGGTCTCCGGCGGTATTGCGGCGTACAAAGCCGCAGAGCTTGTCCGGAGGCTTAAGGATAAAGGCGCCTCGGTCACGGTTATGATGACCGGGGCAGCCCAGCAGTTTATAACCCCGCTTTCTCTGCAGGTCGCATCAGGCAATACCGTCTATACCTCACTCTTTCAGGAACCTCTTACCCATATTTCAGTCCCGGCAGCAGCAGATATTATGGTTGTGGCTCCTGCTACGGCAAATATCATCGGCAAATTTGCAAACGGTATAGCTGACGATATACTCTCAACAGCCTTTCTGGCTTTCCGGGGCCCTGTGGTCATTGCGCCTTCCATGAACGAAAAGATGTTCGAACATCCGGTTGTTCAGGATAATCTGAAGAAACTGCGCTCTCTGGGCGTTATCCAGACAGGTCCGGACAGCGGGCCTCTTGCCTGCGGTGAGGAAGGGACGGGAAGACTTGCGGAGGTGCAGGATATTGTTGCTGCAGTCGTTGCTGCCTTAACGCCGAAGGACCTGAAGGGTCAGAAGATTGTTGTGACGGCAGGGCCGACACGGGAGTATCTTGACCCGGTGAGGTTTATCTCAAACCGGTCTTCAGGGAAGATGGGTTTCAGCCTAGCCAGGGCAGCCAGAAATCGCGGTGCTGAGGTTGTGCTGATCAGCGGCCCCACGTCCCTGGAGTGTCCTCAAGGGGTAACCTGCAGACGTGTTGATACTTCGGCCCAGATGCTTTCTGCTGTCAGGGAGGAAACAGACAAAGGTGTTTCTGCCCTGATCATGGCGGCTGCAGTTGCGGACTTCAGGCCTGCCAGACCGTCTAAGGGTAAGGTTGAGAAAAAAAAGCTCTTATCTCTTTCGTTAACCTGTACTGAGGACATTGTGAGTTGTATTGCTCAAGAGAAAAAGAGGCCGTTTATTATTGGGTTTGCCGCAGAGACCGGCAAGAAGATCGACAGGGCCAGGGAAAAGATGAAGCGAAAAAAGATGGACATGATCGTCTTTAATGATGTCACTGAGAAGGGGGCCGGCTTCGAGACGGACACGAACCGGGTTGTTATTATTGATAAAGCGGGATTCATACAGAGCAAACTCATGAGCAAGGACGATGTTGCCGACGCCATACTGGACCGCTATCTTAATGGCAAAACTTGA
- the rpoZ gene encoding DNA-directed RNA polymerase subunit omega: protein MDIISLPAEIDHKQIDGKFRLVSIATQRAKELSLGAKPRITTKSKKVTTIAIEEAVQDKLEFITGEEARVAMEKAGKLDYRKLLEESRKMAAGEDLTELEKDLKVYLHEKEKGTGGFDKMAFDELFGGKKEKEPTADEPEE from the coding sequence ATGGACATTATTTCCCTGCCGGCGGAGATTGATCATAAGCAGATCGATGGCAAATTCAGACTCGTAAGCATTGCTACCCAGAGGGCCAAGGAACTTTCATTGGGAGCAAAGCCCAGGATAACAACAAAGTCGAAAAAGGTTACCACGATTGCGATCGAAGAGGCGGTCCAGGACAAGCTTGAATTCATCACCGGTGAAGAGGCACGGGTCGCCATGGAAAAGGCAGGAAAGCTTGATTACCGCAAGCTTCTTGAAGAGAGCAGGAAGATGGCCGCAGGCGAGGATCTGACCGAGCTTGAGAAGGACCTGAAGGTCTATCTCCACGAGAAGGAGAAGGGGACCGGCGGTTTTGACAAGATGGCCTTTGATGAGCTTTTCGGCGGCAAAAAGGAAAAGGAACCTACAGCTGACGAACCTGAAGAATAG
- the gmk gene encoding guanylate kinase: protein MKKSKGSLFIVSAPSGAGKTTICKKIVDSLDNVKTSVSYTTRSPRQGEVNNEDYSFVGEKKFRSMIQKGEFVEWAEVHGNLYGTSRKRLEKIINEGFDVILDIDTQGAKQIKKTYGNGVFIFILPPSITELRARLEKRMSNTKEDMERRMKRASEEIRAYKMYDYVIVNDLLKSSLVKFEAIVVAEGQRSSKKDSAWIEKNIIRR from the coding sequence ATGAAGAAGAGTAAAGGGAGCCTGTTTATCGTATCAGCTCCTTCGGGGGCCGGCAAGACAACTATCTGCAAGAAAATTGTGGACTCGCTTGATAACGTGAAGACCTCGGTCTCCTATACCACACGGTCGCCGCGCCAGGGAGAAGTAAACAACGAAGACTATTCATTCGTTGGCGAAAAGAAGTTCCGGAGCATGATCCAAAAAGGCGAGTTTGTGGAGTGGGCAGAGGTGCATGGCAATCTGTATGGTACTTCGCGTAAACGTCTCGAAAAGATCATTAATGAAGGTTTTGACGTTATTCTTGATATTGACACCCAGGGGGCGAAACAGATCAAAAAGACCTATGGCAACGGCGTCTTCATCTTTATCCTTCCGCCTTCCATCACCGAACTGCGTGCCAGGCTCGAAAAGAGAATGAGCAACACTAAAGAGGATATGGAAAGAAGAATGAAACGGGCAAGTGAGGAAATTCGGGCATATAAGATGTATGATTATGTTATAGTAAACGACCTGCTGAAGAGCTCCCTTGTCAAGTTCGAGGCTATCGTTGTGGCGGAAGGCCAGCGGAGCTCTAAAAAAGATTCAGCATGGATCGAGAAAAACATCATCAGGAGGTAA
- a CDS encoding DUF370 domain-containing protein, with protein sequence MKKNDISPVLVNIGFGNVVASAKVVSIVTPGSAPMKRIREEAKKAGKLVDATQGRRTRSIIITESNHIILSALQAETITQRFLEGKGGSDDEEE encoded by the coding sequence ATGAAAAAAAATGATATCAGTCCGGTCCTGGTCAATATCGGTTTCGGCAATGTTGTCGCCTCTGCCAAAGTGGTTTCGATCGTGACCCCGGGCTCAGCCCCGATGAAACGTATCCGTGAAGAGGCGAAGAAGGCGGGCAAGCTCGTGGATGCAACGCAGGGAAGGCGTACGCGATCGATTATTATTACCGAGAGCAACCATATAATTCTTTCTGCTCTTCAGGCAGAGACGATTACGCAGAGATTCCTTGAAGGGAAAGGCGGCAGTGACGATGAAGAAGAGTAA